Proteins co-encoded in one Populus trichocarpa isolate Nisqually-1 chromosome 10, P.trichocarpa_v4.1, whole genome shotgun sequence genomic window:
- the LOC7475373 gene encoding carbamoyl-phosphate synthase large chain, chloroplastic produces the protein MNCCLNRYHCSHSLSFIHQNKASSSSSSSFSLSKPNRFRLFFSQTNYPRRITSSSSIRCCSSIVRQETEKRSVKTGAGKRTDLKKILILGAGPIVIGQACEFDYSGTQACKALREEGYDVILINSNPATIMTDPDLADRTYVAPLTPEVVEQVVAKERPDAILPTMGGQTALNLAVALAANGVLEKYNVELIGAKLNAIKKAEDRDLFKQAMENIGLKTPPSGIGSTLEECIRISEEVIGEFPLIIRPAFTLGGSGGGIAYNKEEFEAICKAGLAASLTSQVLVEKSLLGWKEYELEVMRDLSDNVVIICSIENIDPMGVHTGDSITVAPAQTLTDKEYQRLRDYSIKIIREIGVECGGSNVQFAVNPVDGEVMVIEMNPRVSRSSALASKATGFPIAKMAAKLSVGYSLDQIPNDITKKTPASFEPSIDYVVTKIPRFAFEKFPGSQPTLTTQMKSVGESMALGRTFQESFQKAVRSLECGYSGWGCAQVAELDWDLEQLKYNLRVPNPDRIHAIYAAMKRGMKVDEIHELSFVDKWFLTQLKELVDVEQYLMTRSLSHLTKDDFIEVKKHGYSDKQIAFAIKSTEKEVRSQRISFGVTPSYKRVDTCAAEFEANTPYMYSSYDAECESAPTKKKKVLILGGGPNRIGQGIEFDYCCCHASFSLQSAGYETIMMNSNPETVSTDYDTSDRLYFEPLTVEDVLNVIELERPDGIIIQFGGQTPLKLALPIQHYLDKHKPLSASGAGHVRIWGTSPDSIDAAEDRERFNVIIKELNIEQPKGGIAKSEADALAIAADIGYPVVVRPSYVLGGRAMEIVYSDDKLVKYLENAVEVDPQRPVLIDKYLSDAVEIDVDALADSHGDVVIGGVMEHIEQAGVHSGDSACILPTQTISSSCLNTIQLWTTKLAKSLNVCGLMNCQYAITMGGDVFLLEANPRASRTIPFVSKAIGHPLAKYAALVMSGKSLNEIGFTKEVIPAHVAVKEAVLPFDKFPGCDVLLGPEMRSTGEVMGIDYLVAIAFAKAQIAAGQKLPLSGTVFLSLNDLTKSHLERLAKAFLGLGFRIVSTSGTAHFLELKGISVDRVLKMHEGRPHAGDILANGQIQLMVITSSGDSLDQIDGRQLRRMALAYKIPIITTVSGALATANAIEKLKTCKIEVMALQDFFNVEPQKDDSKSLQPASSSL, from the exons atgaaCTGTTGCTTAAACCGTTACCACTGCTCTCACTCCCTCTCTTTCATCCACCAAAACAaagcttcctcctcctcctcctcctccttttctctctcaaaacccAATCGTTTCCGCCTCTTCTTTTCGCAAACTAACTACCCGAGAAGAATcacctcttcttcctccattcGCTGCTGCAGCAGCATCGTCCGCCAAGAAACAGAGAAGAGGAGCGTGAAAACAGGGGCTGGAAAGCGCACCGActtgaagaaaatcttgattCTTGGTGCTGGACCCATTGTGATTGGTCAAGCATGCGAGTTCGATTACTCCGGTACTCAAGCATGCAAGGCTTTGCGAGAGGAAGGGtatgatgttattttgataaACTCCAACCCTGCCACTATCATGACTGACCCGGACTTGGCTGACCGCACTTATGTTGCGCCATTGACGCCGGAGGTCGTTGAACAGGTGGTGGCTAAAGAACGTCCCGATGCCATTTTGCCCACCATGGGAGGCCAGACAGCGTTGAATCTTGCTGTGGCTTTAGCGGCAAATGGGGTTTTAGagaaatataatgttgaattgaTTGGAGCTAAACTGAATGCCATTAAAAAAGCTGAAGATAGAGATCTTTTCAAGCAGGCTATGGAGAATATAGGACTCAAAACTCCGCCTTCTGGCATTGGGAGCACGCTTGAGGAGTGCATTCGCATATCGGAGGAAGTTATTGGGGAGTTTCCACTTATTATTCGGCCTGCTTTTACGTTGGGTGGCTCTGGAGGTGGGATTGCTTACAATAAAGAGGAGTTCGAGGCTATTTGTAAGGCAGGGTTAGCTGCTAGTTTAACCTCACAGGTTTTGGTGGAGAAGTCACTCTTGGGGTGGAAAGAGTACGAGTTAGAAGTAATGCGCGATTTGTCTGATAATGTTGTTATCATTTGCTCCATTGAGAATATTGATCCAATGGGTGTGCATACAGGGGATTCAATTACTGTTGCTCCTGCACAGACTCTGACTGACAAGGAGTACCAGAGGTTGAGAGATTATTCTATTAAGATTATAAGGGAGATTGGAGTGGAGTGTGGAGGATCTAATGTGCAGTTTGCTGTTAATCCTGTGGATGGTGAGGTTATGGTGATTGAGATGAATCCTAGGGTGTCCAGGTCTTCTGCTCTGGCTTCCAAGGCTACTGGTTTTCCCATAGCCAAGATGGCTGCTAAGTTGTCGGTGGGGTATTCATTGGACCAGATTCCTAATGATATCACAAAGAAGACCCCTGCGAGTTTCGAGCCTTCTATTGACTATGTGGTGACTAAG ATCCCCCGATTTGCATTTGAGAAGTTCCCCGGTTCTCAGCCAACCCTTACAACCCAGATGAAATCTGTTGGTGAGTCCATGGCATTAGGCCGAACATTTCAAGAATCATTTCAAAAAGCTGTTCGATCATTGGAGTGTGGATACTCAGGATGGGGATGTGCGCAAGTTGCCGAACTTGACTGGGACTTGGAACAATTGAAGTACAACCTCCGAGTTCCAAATCCTGATCGCATTCATGCCATTTATGCAGCAATGAAAAGGGGTATGAAAGTTGATGAAATCCATGAACTGAGCTTTGTGGATAAATGGTTCCTCACTCAGCTTAAAGAGCTGGTAGATGTGGAACAATATCTTATGACTAGGAGTTTGTCTCATCTGACAAAGGATGACTTCATCGAGGTCAAAAAGCATGGCTACAGTGATAAGCAGATAGCATTTGCTATTAAATCAACAGAGAAGGAAGTCCGGTCACAACGGATTTCTTTTGGAGTTACTCCGTCGTATAAAAGGGTTGATACTTGTGCTGCAGAGTTTGAGGCCAATACTCCTTACATGTACTCCTCCTATGATGCAGAGTGTGAATCAGCTCCCaccaaaaagaagaaggttttgattttaggtGGAGGACCCAACCGTATAGGTCAGGGAATTGAGTTTGATTACTGTTGTTGCCATGCATCTTTTTCCCTGCAG AGTGCAGGATATGAGACAATTATGATGAATTCAAATCCTGAGACAGTGTCCACAGATTATGACACAAGCGATCGTCTCTACTTTGAACCCTTGACAGTTGAAGATGTTCTGAATGTAATTGAATTGGAAAGACCTGATGGGATCATTATACAGTTTGGAGGTCAAACACCCCTGAAGCTGGCTCTGCCCATCCAGCATTATTTGGACAAGCATAAGCCTCTTAGTGCCAGCGGAGCTGGGCATGTACGCATATGGGGCACATCACCTGATTCTATTGATGCTGCTGAGGACAGAGAAAGGTTCAATGTGATTATAAAAGAGTTAAACATTGAACAACCAAAAGGAGGCATTGCTAAGAGTGAGGCTGATGCTTTAGCCATTGCAGCAGACATAGGTTACCCAGTTGTTGTCCGTCCTTCTTATGTCTTAGGTGGCCGGGCAATGGAGATAGTATATAGTGATGACAAGCTTGTGAAGTATCTTGAAAATGCTGTTGAGGTGGACCCACAACGCCCTGTGTTGATAGATAAATATTTATCTGATGCTGTTGAGATTGATGTGGATGCACTTGCAGACTCACATGGTGATGTGGTGATTGGTGGGGTAATGGAGCACATTGAGCAGGCTGGGGTCCATTCAGGTGACTCAGCTTGCATCCTTCCCACACAAACTATCTCATCTTCCTGCTTGAACACAATTCAGTTATGGACTACAAAGTTGGCAAAGAGTCTGAATGTTTGCGGTCTCATGAACTGCCAATACGCGATCACCATGGGTGGGGATGTTTTTCTGCTTGAGGCAAATCCTCGTGCTTCTCGTACCATTCCATTTGTCTCAAAGGCAATTGGCCATCCACTAGCTAAATATGCCGCTCTTGTTATGTCCGGAAAGTCACTTAATGAGATAGGTTTCACAAAAGAGGTAATCCCAGCGCATGTTGCCGTCAAGGAAGCAGTTCTTCCATTTGATAAGTTCCCAGGCTGTGATGTGCTGTTAGGGCCTGAGATGAGGAGTACTGGTGAGGTAATGGGTATAGATTATCTGGTTGCGATTGCATTTGCCAAGGCTCAAATTGCTGCTGGGCAGAAGCTACCACTTTCTGGCACTGTGTTCCTTAGCTTAAATGACTTGACAAAATCCCATCTCGAACGGCTGGCAAAGGCCTTTTTAGGACTTGGCTTCAGGATTGTTTCGACTTCTGGAACAGCTCACTTTCTTGAATTGAAAGGCATCTCAGTGGATAGAGTGCTGAAGATGCACGAGGGACGGCCACATGCTGGTGATATTCTTGCTAATGGGCAAATTCAATTGATGGTGATCACTAGTTCTGGTGATTCACTTGATCAAATTGATGGCCGGCAATTGAGGAGGATGGCACTTGCTTATAAAATTCCTATAATAACGACAGTTTCTGGTGCTTTGGCAACAGCAAATgcaattgagaaattaaaaaccTGCAAAATTGAAGTGATGGCCCTTCAAGACTTTTTTAATGTTGAGCCACAGAAAGATGATAGTAAAAGTTTGCAGCCAGCATCTTCTTCTCTATGA